One Coccinella septempunctata chromosome 1, icCocSept1.1, whole genome shotgun sequence DNA window includes the following coding sequences:
- the LOC123319799 gene encoding cilia- and flagella-associated protein 69-like: protein MSCFCRSSLPTCPQYSEVKEKYAQIFHILRKLTELLESELLSCLTGREFELFDHYFSMVPQAHFVNDLPFVCRLLELIPEKMYINEVFEEYYEKYLVLCGVPPLMLYSSESLTCNKDLEEFFSVLGGLLLYLKKTRQTFILLESITNILSGKIEYPRCYVSLGKLQLAAANSLLPKIIGRFLSFATDEMYERLLQISVSLAKASDLACYKMIEEGAVDSLLTHLNPTCTTMGATVPPLSDLHLCHYEESSTLIWLLLKSLKGSTAEDISKLPSPSRFAFWSLRFALKYFYTNKRSRIDRNNIVAILLKIVQIFPTTEFVQSGLARDIIELNLVVENDTLINDWSGIQITPSMEDFVFIRLLLMFLYFFNRPEYYGGIHFLRDTSIIGLKMKLVTHSQAVKWHTDHLGALISIVISVFAQTASYTVEIFLAEKGIIKFMEILLEKKHNIDVYLSLLRSLIIMGRMDKIKSRMILNRLLDIRAQFTLMGYCESIISKEVLDSKNQLSVAYSFAIIEKLYKCKTNLSNKRLMDLSIAFLKRIRSPWEQDPFIIPQLPIMIISCLWNILLCDEQNLKQFIHEEGIYICLDLAETCVYPVKVVAFGLLTEVCEESLAVPFFITWRGAKHQKILPFLLEIFREENRILGAKHTTGGLIEDIELPLMGLEQYKNICDPKNSLHASPSISDMIGSCRPKIYAILDMLTCVHEERVRMADDVYKTWNQDLSIEDQITKVIAENFFALKIAEVWDEIQLHFERCGVRPLANDHEMLSLVLNRAKKWGAFIQATQREILRSNRENEMIIENSFYMDLREARLGQTLGACCELEYIARCTREIYRIRTKRKHNLHLMEFPVKKTDPNILYHTTFMYDIMVNPIFDQILHIANINNTPTAVGQTEKKGPMTARMRKAMQKYQKAKFEKMPSTAEDQLWGSISDETCITK, encoded by the coding sequence ATGAGTTGTTTCTGCAGAAGCAGTTTACCAACATGTCCTCAATATTCGGAAGTGAAGGAAAAATATGCACaaatattccatattttgaGGAAATTGACCGAATTATTAGAATCTGAATTATTGTCATGTTTGACTGGTCGAGAGTTCGAACTATTTGATCATTATTTTAGTATGGTGCCCCAAGCTCATTTTGTGAATGACTTACCGTTTGTGTGCAGACTTTTGGAACTGATACCAGAAAAGATGTATATAAACGAGGTATTTGaggaatattatgaaaaatacctTGTTCTCTGTGGTGTTCCTCCTTTGATGTTATATTCTTCAGAATCTCTCACTTGTAACAAAGATTTGGAGGAGTTTTTTTCAGTTCTCGGAGGATTACTCTTATACCTGAAGAAGACAAGACAAACTTTCATTTTGCTAGAATCGATCACGAACATTTTGTCTGGTAAAATTGAATATCCCCGCTGCTACGTTTCCCTTGGAAAATTGCAACTCGCTGCTGCTAACAGCCTTCTGCCCAAAATAATAGGAAGATTCTTGTCATTTGCAACTGACGAAATGTACGAAAGGCTTTTGCAAATAAGTGTTTCCCTAGCGAAAGCATCTGATCTCGCTTGCTATAAGATGATTGAGGAAGGAGCCGTTGACTCTCTGCTCACCCATCTGAATCCTACATGTACAACGATGGGCGCAACAGTCCCACCATTATCTGATTTACACTTATGCCATTACGAAGAATCTTCTACCTTGATTTGGCTGTTGTTGAAAAGTCTGAAGGGGTCAACTGCAGAAGACATAAGCAAACTTCCTTCCCCTTCTAGATTTGCCTTTTGGAGTTTACGATTTGCTCTCAAATACTTCTACACAAACAAGAGAAGCAGAATAGACCGCAACAACATAGTCGCAATACTCCTGAaaatagtacaaatatttccaaCCACCGAATTCGTTCAGTCTGGTCTGGCTAGAGATATCATAGAACTGAATCTGGTGGTGGAAAATGATACCTTGATCAATGATTGGTCAGGAATTCAGATCACACCCAGTATGGAGGATTTCGTATTTATTCGGTTATTGTTGATGTTCCTTTATTTCTTCAATAGACCAGAATACTATGGGGGAATACATTTCCTTCGAGACACGAGTATAATTgggttgaaaatgaaattggtGACCCACAGTCAAGCTGTGAAATGGCATACAGATCATTTGGGCGCGCTGATTTCCATTGTGATAAGCGTGTTCGCACAGACTGCATCATATACTGTTGAGATATTTCTTGCTGAGAAAGGAATAATAAAGTTCATGGAGATATTACTGGAGAAAAAGCACAACATAGATGTTTATCTCTCCTTGTTGAGATCATTGATAATAATGGGGAGAATGGATAAGATAAAATcaagaatgattttgaacagGCTGTTGGATATCCGAGCTCAATTCACTTTAATGGGATATTGCGAATCGATCATATCTAAAGAAGTATTAGATTCAAAAAACCAGTTATCAGTGGCATATTCCTTCGCAATCATAGAAAAATTGTACAAGTGTAAAACTAACCTATCTAATAAGAGACTAATGGACCTTTCTATCGCTTTTCTAAAGAGGATAAGATCCCCTTGGGAACAAGATCCTTTTATAATACCCCAACTACCTATCATGATAATATCCTGTCTATGGAACATCCTTTTATGCGATGAACAGAACCTCAAACAATTCATTCATGAGGAAGGAATTTATATATGCTTAGATCTGGCCGAGACTTGTGTTTATCCAGTTAAAGTTGTAGCTTTCGGTTTGTTGACTGAAGTTTGCGAAGAGTCTTTAGCAGTGCCTTTTTTCATTACATGGAGGGGAGCAAAACATCAGAAGATTCTCCCGTTTTTATTGGAAATTTTTAGGGAGGAAAACCGGATATTGGGAGCCAAGCATACAACAGGCGGACTAATTGAAGATATTGAACTGCCGTTAATGGGACTTGAGCAATATAAGAATATATGTGATCcaaaaaattcacttcatgCAAGTCCTTCTATTTCTGATATGATAGGAAGCTGCAGACCTAAGATCTACGCGATATTGGACATGCTCACTTGTGTTCACGAGGAAAGAGTAAGAATGGCTGACGACGTTTATAAAACATGGAATCAAGATTTGAGCATTGAAGATCAGATCACGAAAGTAATCGCAGAGAACTTTTTTGCACTGAAAATAGCTGAAGTATGGGATGAAATACAATTACATTTCGAAAGATGTGGTGTTAGGCCTTTAGCTAATGACCATGAGATGTTATCTTTGGTTCTCAACAGAGCTAAGAAGTGGGGGGCTTTCATCCAGGCAACACAAAGAGAAATACTTCGATCTAATAGGGAGAATGAAATGATAATAGAAAATTCTTTTTACATGGACCTTAGGGAAGCTCGGCTAGGACAAACCTTAGGGGCTTGTTGTGAACTAGAGTATATTGCCAGATGTACTAGAGAAATCTATAGAATTAGGACAAAAAGAAAGCATAATCTTCATTTAATGGAATTTCCTGTGAAGAAAACAGATCCAAATATACTTTATCATACTACTTTCATGTACGACATCATGGTTAATCCCATATTCGACCAGATCTTGCATATTGCCAATATAAACAATACCCCCACTGCAGTTGgtcaaacagaaaaaaaaggGCCAATGACTGCAAGAATGAGGAAAGCAAtgcaaaaatatcaaaaagcaaaattcgaaaaaatgccGAGTACTGCAGAAGATCAACTATGGGGATCCATCAGTGATGAAACTTGTATAACTAAATAA